From a region of the Pukyongiella litopenaei genome:
- a CDS encoding recombinase family protein produces the protein MTRKTQTEPALRLRCAIYTRKSSEEGLDMEFNSLDAQREACEAYIVSQRAEGWACLRERYDDGGVSGGTLDRPALKQLIADVEDGLIDVVVVYKIDRLSRALMDFSKLVEIFDRHGVTFVSVTQSFNTTTSMGRLTLNILLSFAQFEREVIGERIRDKVAASKKKGMWMGGYVPLGYEVVDRKLIVNEAEAAQVRTMFELFARSDSTAAVIRELNARDIRSKRGRPIDRGALYKLLHNRIYRGEITHKDETYPGMHEPIVDADLWDSAHAVLAGNRNQRAGRTRSTEPALLRGLIFTQSGAAMTPHHTKKGNRRYCYYVSMDVIQKRPTAELRGPQRLPAAMVEEAVIGEIRRLLRTPEIIARTARALKKERVDLDEGTVTAALTQFDDLWKALIPAEQARVVQLLVARVTVGEDGLDIDLRHEGLGALASLMTPEREDAA, from the coding sequence ATGACCAGAAAGACTCAGACCGAACCGGCGCTCCGCCTGCGCTGCGCCATCTACACCCGCAAGTCGAGCGAAGAAGGGCTCGACATGGAGTTCAACAGCCTCGACGCGCAGCGCGAGGCCTGCGAGGCCTACATCGTCAGTCAGCGCGCCGAGGGCTGGGCGTGCCTACGCGAGCGCTACGACGACGGCGGGGTCTCGGGCGGCACGCTGGACCGGCCCGCGCTCAAGCAGCTGATCGCCGATGTCGAGGACGGGCTGATCGACGTGGTCGTGGTCTACAAGATCGACCGGCTCAGCCGCGCGCTGATGGACTTCTCGAAGCTGGTCGAGATCTTCGACCGCCATGGCGTGACCTTCGTGTCCGTCACCCAGTCCTTCAACACGACGACATCCATGGGCCGGCTGACGCTTAACATCCTGCTCAGCTTCGCCCAGTTCGAGCGCGAGGTGATCGGCGAGCGCATCCGCGACAAGGTCGCGGCCTCCAAGAAGAAGGGGATGTGGATGGGCGGCTACGTGCCACTCGGCTACGAGGTGGTCGACCGCAAGCTGATCGTGAACGAGGCGGAGGCGGCTCAGGTCCGGACCATGTTCGAGCTCTTCGCGCGGTCCGATTCCACCGCGGCCGTGATCCGAGAGCTGAATGCCCGTGACATCCGCTCCAAGCGGGGCCGGCCCATCGACCGCGGGGCGCTCTACAAGCTGCTGCACAACCGCATCTACCGCGGCGAGATCACCCACAAAGACGAGACCTATCCCGGCATGCACGAACCCATCGTCGATGCGGATTTGTGGGACAGCGCCCATGCCGTTCTGGCCGGAAACCGGAACCAGCGGGCCGGACGCACCCGAAGCACCGAACCGGCGCTGCTGCGCGGGCTGATCTTCACCCAGTCCGGCGCCGCGATGACGCCGCACCACACGAAGAAGGGCAACAGGCGGTACTGCTACTACGTCTCGATGGACGTGATCCAGAAGCGGCCGACGGCCGAGTTGCGCGGGCCCCAGCGGCTGCCTGCGGCCATGGTCGAGGAAGCGGTCATCGGCGAGATCCGGCGGCTCCTGCGCACACCGGAGATCATCGCGCGGACGGCACGCGCGCTGAAGAAGGAGCGGGTCGACCTCGACGAGGGCACCGTGACCGCGGCGCTCACGCAGTTCGACGATCTTTGGAAGGCGCTGATCCCGGCCGAGCAGGCCCGCGTCGTCCAGCTGCTCGTGGCACGCGTGACGGTGGGCGAGGACGGGCTCGACATCGATCTGCGCCATGAAGGTCTCGGCGCGCTGGCGAGCCTGATGACGCCCGAGCGGGAGGACGCCGCCTGA
- a CDS encoding ATP-binding protein, with protein sequence MTEKREAETKPSKSFFVSMLTRDIDLRDAILDLLDNCIDGAVRSGEAKGDPERPYDGYWAKLTLSADWFSLEDNCGGIPIGTARHRAFRLGRPPGKDHTDADGKTVGVYGIGMKRAIFKLGRNAKINSNGEDPFQVVIDDQWLSSDDWQPLELAEYAPDSDSPSGTTVSVGELYETVKRDLSSKDWIEKFKRYIANHYALIISKGFEVSVIADGISSEPIRSAEFALAVTGNLGGGGVQPFIYRGEVDGVSVHIVAGLLRKPLNAKEIEEAENEHAERSLAGWTIACNDRVVVSRDRTFLTGWGTGGVAQYHGQYSVIAGIALLYADDVEKLPLTTTKRGLDGSSAVYARTLDIMRDATKKLTAFTNAYKTDEDRREILEDAPKRTLAELRSFDGLTSVQRGTLKGFQVLTPDLPRPVKKKRNPRVTFEASRGEIGALKDFFEDDGLTDNEVGRSAFEFALETAGYKGP encoded by the coding sequence ATGACGGAGAAGCGAGAGGCAGAAACAAAGCCATCGAAATCCTTCTTCGTATCTATGCTTACGCGAGATATCGATCTCCGAGATGCAATACTCGATCTTCTCGACAATTGCATCGACGGTGCAGTTCGTAGCGGGGAAGCAAAGGGTGATCCGGAGCGCCCTTATGATGGGTACTGGGCGAAACTCACTCTGTCGGCTGATTGGTTTTCCTTAGAGGACAACTGCGGAGGCATCCCTATTGGCACAGCAAGACATCGCGCGTTTCGGCTAGGACGCCCACCGGGAAAAGACCATACAGATGCAGATGGCAAGACCGTAGGAGTTTACGGAATTGGCATGAAGCGCGCTATTTTTAAGCTCGGTCGCAACGCAAAGATTAACTCGAACGGCGAAGACCCCTTTCAGGTAGTAATCGACGACCAATGGCTGAGCTCTGACGATTGGCAGCCACTTGAGCTAGCTGAATACGCGCCCGATAGCGATTCGCCTTCAGGTACAACTGTTTCCGTTGGCGAGCTCTATGAAACCGTAAAACGAGACCTGAGCTCAAAGGATTGGATCGAGAAATTCAAAAGGTACATCGCAAATCACTACGCACTTATAATTTCGAAGGGTTTTGAGGTTAGTGTCATCGCCGACGGCATTTCTTCAGAACCCATTCGGTCCGCTGAGTTCGCGCTTGCAGTTACAGGCAACCTCGGCGGGGGCGGGGTTCAGCCGTTTATCTATCGCGGCGAGGTTGATGGAGTATCAGTTCATATTGTAGCGGGCTTGCTTCGAAAGCCCTTGAATGCGAAAGAAATTGAAGAGGCAGAAAACGAACACGCGGAGAGATCCCTCGCGGGCTGGACAATTGCCTGCAATGATCGTGTCGTTGTCTCGCGTGATCGTACGTTCTTGACAGGTTGGGGAACGGGCGGCGTAGCCCAATATCATGGTCAATACTCGGTCATTGCAGGAATAGCGCTACTTTATGCCGACGACGTAGAGAAGTTGCCCCTCACGACGACCAAGCGGGGGCTAGATGGTTCATCGGCTGTTTACGCCCGCACACTCGACATCATGCGAGATGCTACAAAAAAGCTGACTGCTTTCACCAACGCATACAAGACGGATGAAGATCGACGTGAAATTCTGGAAGATGCACCAAAACGGACATTGGCCGAGCTGCGTTCCTTCGACGGTCTAACCAGCGTCCAAAGGGGTACTCTAAAGGGTTTTCAAGTCCTTACGCCTGACCTTCCAAGGCCGGTCAAAAAGAAGCGCAATCCACGCGTGACCTTTGAAGCCTCCCGGGGAGAGATTGGCGCATTGAAAGACTTCTTCGAGGACGACGGCCTTACTGACAACGAAGTCGGTCGCTCAGCTTTTGAATTCGCCTTGGAAACCGCAGGGTACAAGGGCCCATGA
- a CDS encoding O-methyltransferase, translating to MSAGASIPYHLRTAKMADRSFFVELLRRLERVRRLDDYVYASMGGYPMADHHRVHRVLGIKRLFCFDEDPKTVARQKFNKPIPDCKCAELTTEEFVSDPAYAYRRAGILDWEGQIVWLDYTRPGELGQNVEEFVRLLAACDHGDIIRITLNANERAIKGGSDKLSKAEKLARRFAWLEGEVGQYIPEDAKPVDLTEIGFPALLARIIRAAAADALGNETVRPLSLVRYADGQQMFAASMIVDKGDPERPIELGKLRAWSLLSSTWSEIHPIKIAALTSRERDLVARLVPSLRPEKLASDLPFDPFDGTMSRAQIAEHFSKYQDLLRFYPDVLVVD from the coding sequence ATGAGCGCCGGCGCGTCCATTCCTTACCACCTCCGCACAGCCAAGATGGCCGATCGGAGCTTTTTTGTAGAGCTCCTTCGGCGCTTGGAGCGCGTGCGAAGACTCGATGATTACGTCTATGCCTCCATGGGGGGCTACCCCATGGCCGATCATCACCGTGTGCATCGGGTTCTGGGAATAAAGCGCCTTTTCTGTTTTGACGAAGACCCGAAGACGGTAGCACGTCAGAAGTTCAACAAGCCGATTCCAGATTGTAAGTGCGCCGAACTGACTACAGAGGAGTTCGTATCTGATCCAGCATACGCTTATCGAAGGGCGGGGATCTTGGACTGGGAAGGGCAGATTGTCTGGTTGGATTATACGAGGCCCGGTGAGCTTGGTCAGAATGTGGAGGAGTTCGTACGGCTGCTCGCCGCATGCGACCACGGGGATATAATTCGGATTACGTTGAATGCCAACGAACGAGCTATTAAAGGAGGGTCTGATAAATTATCGAAAGCGGAAAAGCTCGCTCGTCGCTTCGCTTGGCTTGAGGGCGAGGTTGGACAATACATTCCCGAGGACGCCAAGCCGGTAGATTTAACTGAGATTGGATTCCCAGCACTTCTGGCGCGGATCATTCGTGCGGCTGCTGCTGACGCTCTCGGCAACGAAACTGTCCGACCGCTTTCGTTGGTAAGGTATGCTGATGGTCAGCAGATGTTCGCGGCATCGATGATTGTTGACAAAGGCGATCCGGAAAGGCCGATCGAACTGGGAAAGCTTCGTGCCTGGTCGCTTCTTTCTTCTACATGGTCTGAAATTCATCCGATCAAGATTGCCGCTCTGACGTCGCGAGAACGCGATTTGGTAGCACGACTCGTGCCGTCTCTACGTCCGGAAAAGCTGGCCAGCGATTTACCTTTTGATCCTTTCGACGGCACGATGAGCCGCGCCCAAATTGCGGAGCACTTCTCGAAGTATCAAGACTTGTTGAGATTCTATCCGGATGTGCTCGTTGTCGACTGA
- a CDS encoding DUF2924 domain-containing protein, protein MRKNTRKSGVNAAPACQAAGIDVLAELTALRAMTVPELQEKWQAIFGERAPNASRGNLELRLGYRIQELAHGGLRRETRRTLDALADEVTSGKLGGMVADPRKPAPGTKLVREWGGEEHMVTVLADGFEWQGRRFKSLSVAVRAITGAHWNGWRFFGLDQTGGAR, encoded by the coding sequence ATGAGGAAAAACACAAGGAAATCAGGCGTGAACGCCGCGCCCGCATGCCAGGCGGCAGGCATCGACGTCCTGGCCGAGTTGACCGCGCTGAGAGCGATGACGGTGCCCGAGTTGCAGGAGAAGTGGCAGGCCATTTTCGGGGAGCGCGCGCCGAACGCCAGCCGCGGCAACCTCGAGCTCCGGCTCGGCTACCGTATCCAGGAACTGGCCCATGGCGGGCTGCGCCGCGAGACGCGCCGAACGCTCGATGCGCTCGCCGACGAGGTCACGAGCGGCAAGCTGGGCGGCATGGTCGCGGATCCGCGCAAGCCAGCGCCCGGCACGAAGCTGGTCCGAGAGTGGGGTGGCGAGGAACACATGGTCACGGTGCTGGCGGACGGCTTCGAATGGCAGGGCCGGCGCTTCAAGTCCCTGTCGGTTGCTGTTCGCGCGATCACCGGCGCGCACTGGAATGGCTGGCGCTTCTTCGGGCTCGACCAGACCGGAGGCGCCCGATGA
- a CDS encoding IS3 family transposase (programmed frameshift) codes for MPRTRNPYPAEFREQMVALVRTGRSVESLAREYEPCAATIHEWVRQATADDGDDPSSLTSAERDELRQLRREVKQLRQERDILSKAGGLVCTKRRDIAQVFEFMTANQAEYPIQMMSRTLGVSRSGFYAYHSRPPSVRQVADEALSKRIATIHKASKETYGAPRIHAELADEGIFVGRKRVERLMLAKGLRGVSRRKFVVTTERNPRVRPAADLVDRNFYADAPNVLWVADITFVPTWAGFLYLAVVLDAFSRRVVGWAMGTRQRTQLVLDAMNMAVTQRKPSSVIHHSDQGSQYTSVAFGLRCKEMGVRPSMGSVGDCYDNAMCESFFATLECELLERRKFRTKAEARVACFEFIEGWYNPSRRHSALGYKSPINYERTAAEGLESLSP; via the exons ATGCCGAGAACGAGGAACCCGTACCCTGCGGAATTCAGGGAGCAGATGGTTGCGCTTGTGCGCACCGGGCGCAGTGTTGAAAGTTTGGCGCGGGAGTATGAACCCTGCGCTGCCACGATCCACGAGTGGGTCAGGCAGGCAACTGCCGATGATGGTGATGATCCGAGCAGCCTGACCAGTGCAGAACGTGACGAGCTGCGCCAGCTTCGGCGTGAGGTGAAGCAGTTGCGCCAGGAGCGCGATATCCTCTCAAAGGCCG GCGGCCTGGTTTGCACAAAACGACGTGACATCGCGCAGGTCTTCGAGTTCATGACCGCAAATCAGGCCGAGTACCCGATCCAGATGATGTCACGCACGCTGGGGGTGTCCCGCAGCGGGTTCTATGCCTATCACAGCCGCCCGCCGAGTGTTCGCCAGGTTGCCGATGAGGCGTTGAGCAAGCGGATCGCGACGATCCACAAGGCATCGAAAGAGACCTATGGGGCGCCCCGCATTCACGCCGAGCTGGCCGATGAAGGCATCTTCGTTGGTCGCAAGCGTGTCGAGCGGCTGATGCTAGCCAAGGGCTTGAGAGGCGTCAGCCGACGCAAGTTCGTGGTGACCACCGAACGTAATCCAAGGGTGCGCCCTGCCGCCGATCTGGTGGATCGCAACTTCTATGCTGATGCGCCGAACGTGCTTTGGGTGGCCGACATCACCTTTGTGCCGACCTGGGCGGGCTTTCTGTATCTGGCTGTCGTACTGGATGCCTTCAGCCGCCGTGTTGTCGGCTGGGCCATGGGCACACGGCAGAGAACGCAACTGGTACTGGATGCGATGAACATGGCCGTCACGCAGCGAAAGCCATCGAGTGTGATCCATCATTCGGATCAGGGGTCGCAATACACGTCGGTCGCCTTTGGGCTGCGCTGCAAGGAAATGGGTGTCAGGCCGTCGATGGGATCGGTGGGCGATTGTTACGACAACGCCATGTGCGAGAGCTTCTTCGCCACCCTCGAATGTGAGTTGCTCGAACGCAGGAAGTTCCGCACCAAGGCCGAGGCCCGCGTTGCCTGCTTCGAGTTCATCGAAGGCTGGTACAACCCCTCTCGCCGACATTCGGCTTTGGGGTATAAGTCACCGATCAACTATGAAAGGACCGCTGCTGAAGGGCTGGAATCTCTAAGCCCATAA
- a CDS encoding DUF1156 domain-containing protein, which translates to MVTQTYKKKLIEVAIPLEAINAASAREKSIRHGHPSTLHLWWARRPLAACRAVLFAQLVDDPSSHPDKFPTEEAVEAERKRLFQIIEDLVKWENSTNEEVLERARAEIRASCGGELPPVYDPFSGGGSIPLEAQRLGLPAYGSDLNPVAVMIGKAMIEIPPKFKDMEPIHPGLKERNHYRNAEGLAEDVKYYGEWMREKAWERIGHLYPQVDLPSAYGGGKATAIAWFWSRTVPSPDPAFSDVQVPIASSFLLSAKKGKEVWVEPAVDKISNSIEFHIRDKGSKEEIERAKTGTKAGRAVFRCIFSGTPISGEYIDQCASQGKMGAMPMAIAADAKGGRRYIAPSQIAQTDAMSKAIHEAETLDLSPIEVPCRGTFASGVPPVW; encoded by the coding sequence ATGGTGACACAGACCTACAAGAAGAAACTCATCGAAGTTGCCATCCCGCTCGAGGCGATCAACGCGGCGTCGGCGCGGGAGAAGTCGATCCGGCATGGGCATCCCTCGACGCTGCATCTGTGGTGGGCGCGGCGGCCGTTGGCGGCGTGTCGGGCGGTGCTGTTCGCGCAGCTGGTGGACGACCCGTCGAGCCATCCGGACAAGTTCCCGACCGAGGAGGCCGTGGAGGCCGAGCGCAAGCGGCTGTTCCAGATCATCGAGGACCTGGTGAAGTGGGAGAACTCGACCAACGAGGAGGTGCTGGAGCGCGCGCGGGCCGAGATCCGCGCCAGCTGCGGCGGCGAGCTGCCCCCGGTCTATGACCCGTTCTCGGGCGGCGGGTCGATCCCGCTGGAGGCGCAGCGGCTGGGCCTGCCCGCCTATGGGTCCGACCTGAACCCCGTGGCGGTGATGATCGGCAAGGCGATGATCGAGATCCCGCCGAAGTTCAAGGACATGGAGCCGATCCATCCGGGGCTGAAAGAACGCAATCACTACCGCAACGCCGAAGGATTGGCGGAGGACGTGAAATACTATGGCGAATGGATGCGTGAGAAGGCGTGGGAGCGCATCGGGCATCTCTACCCACAGGTCGACCTGCCGAGCGCGTATGGGGGCGGCAAGGCGACCGCCATCGCTTGGTTCTGGTCCAGAACGGTACCCAGCCCTGACCCGGCGTTTTCAGATGTGCAGGTTCCGATAGCTTCCAGCTTTTTGCTATCCGCAAAGAAAGGGAAAGAGGTCTGGGTAGAGCCGGCCGTCGACAAAATCTCCAACAGTATTGAGTTCCATATTCGCGATAAAGGAAGCAAGGAAGAGATTGAACGTGCCAAGACTGGGACAAAAGCAGGCCGGGCAGTATTTCGATGTATTTTTTCAGGCACACCTATTAGCGGTGAATACATAGACCAATGCGCCTCTCAAGGGAAGATGGGCGCCATGCCAATGGCTATTGCTGCCGATGCGAAAGGAGGTAGACGCTACATTGCACCAAGCCAAATCGCTCAAACCGATGCCATGTCCAAGGCAATCCATGAAGCAGAAACCCTTGACTTATCCCCAATTGAAGTACCGTGCAGAGGAACCTTTGCAAGTGGAGTTCCCCCGGTTTGGTAG